One stretch of bacterium DNA includes these proteins:
- a CDS encoding T9SS type A sorting domain-containing protein, translating to RLLVMFFALALAGAASAGEWQIETVDSEGDVGKYTSLALESSGRPHISYYGDGHLKYASWNGSSWWIETVDSVGDVCEYTSLALDDSDYPHISYGGDGALKYARWNGSSWQIQTVDSDGDVGAYSSLALDDSDYPHISYYYASYDSINDVRFSPRDDYEAPVLITPDRYSRGYLKYAHWNGSSWQIQTVDSTSPDVGMWTSLALDFSDRPNISYNLLYWDEYELRRGALRYARWNGSSWQTYAVDMAGEVGEFTSLALDSDGNPRVSYYDVKHTSLKYAHWEGGPGVEDAELSANTCDEGVLVGWTITGDVPASFTVLRSVGESEPTTVSGALPGTAVRWLDTKAEAGVEYCYWLEAVEEDGTVSRFGPTETVTFPGAAREIDLAVYPSPASGSFTIDYTLPGDGRVSISLYDLSGRRIATVLDGEMTAGRHDFSYDASALPPGVYLVRLATDSGSLTRRVVVAR from the coding sequence CGGCTGTTGGTGATGTTTTTCGCGCTGGCGCTGGCCGGGGCGGCCTCCGCCGGCGAGTGGCAGATCGAGACGGTGGACTCGGAGGGGGACGTGGGCAAGTACACCTCCCTGGCGCTGGAATCCTCTGGCCGCCCCCACATCTCGTATTACGGCGACGGTCATCTCAAATACGCCAGCTGGAACGGTAGCTCTTGGTGGATCGAGACGGTGGACTCGGTGGGAGACGTGTGCGAATACACCTCCCTGGCGCTGGATGATTCCGACTACCCCCACATCTCGTATGGCGGCGACGGTGCTCTAAAATATGCTCGCTGGAACGGCAGCTCCTGGCAGATCCAGACCGTGGACTCGGACGGAGACGTAGGCGCGTACAGCTCTCTGGCGCTGGATGACTCCGACTACCCCCACATCTCGTATTACTATGCGAGCTACGATAGCATCAACGACGTGCGGTTCTCTCCCCGGGACGATTACGAGGCCCCTGTGCTCATCACCCCGGACCGGTATTCGCGGGGTTATCTTAAATACGCTCACTGGAACGGCAGCTCTTGGCAGATCCAGACCGTTGACTCAACATCCCCGGATGTAGGCATGTGGACCTCCTTGGCGCTGGATTTTTCAGACCGTCCCAATATCTCTTACAACCTCTTGTACTGGGACGAATATGAACTTAGGCGTGGTGCCCTTAGATACGCCCGCTGGAACGGAAGTTCCTGGCAGACATATGCAGTGGACATGGCAGGAGAGGTTGGCGAGTTCACCTCCCTGGCGCTGGATTCCGACGGTAACCCCCGCGTCTCTTATTACGACGTGAAACACACTTCCCTGAAATACGCCCATTGGGAAGGCGGGCCGGGGGTGGAGGACGCGGAGCTTTCCGCGAACACCTGCGACGAGGGGGTTCTGGTCGGCTGGACGATAACCGGCGATGTTCCGGCGAGCTTTACCGTCCTGCGCTCGGTGGGCGAAAGCGAACCGACGACGGTATCCGGGGCGCTGCCGGGAACGGCGGTGCGCTGGCTGGACACGAAAGCGGAGGCGGGAGTCGAGTATTGCTATTGGCTGGAGGCGGTCGAGGAGGACGGGACGGTCTCGCGCTTCGGCCCCACGGAGACGGTAACCTTCCCCGGAGCGGCGAGAGAGATTGACCTCGCCGTCTACCCCAGCCCGGCGAGCGGGTCTTTCACGATTGACTACACGCTGCCCGGAGACGGCCGGGTATCTATTTCGCTCTACGACCTCTCCGGGCGGCGGATTGCAACGGTTCTCGACGGGGAGATGACCGCCGGACGCCATGATTTTTCCTACGACGCCTCTGCGCTACCTCCCGGCGTGTACCTCGTCCGCCTGGCGACCGATTCCGGCTCCCTCACCCGGCGGGTGGTCGTCGCGCGGTAA
- a CDS encoding PQQ-binding-like beta-propeller repeat protein, with the protein MRLNRLTALAPFLALAVAGCSGHSFTGAAPTSNQGHWLGYGGGFERSFHAETAPETPLVEAWRFESDLCPWGMAVQGGVAVYAGLQHGVFGLDAATGERLWSWTLPATPAAAPEIVGDAVYIALDLPLGELWCLDLFDGTRRWRQLLEELPRALVADEEGVWVLSSRDLTRFSALDGEPVEVHELPGRPLAGPPVLWDGEPVLLVKGIKGTGLWSPAWEKTCWFDGEPAAGPVVTADGNLAWLDRDGRLGVYARGEDEPRFYPTPLTAPPAGMACAPEGLVLLGRDRSLVVADESGVLRPVLEPAAICLAPPVVTGGLVWIAEAEGDLTAVDLASGEEVYRWATEKPVQGLTPSDGGLLVTTADGVGMLLVPVPAEVEVPVEVVVPETEEAEGGGPSAGDAVAP; encoded by the coding sequence ATGCGCCTGAACCGGTTGACCGCCCTGGCTCCGTTCCTCGCCCTGGCCGTCGCCGGGTGCAGCGGGCACAGCTTCACCGGCGCGGCCCCCACCTCGAACCAGGGCCACTGGCTGGGCTACGGCGGCGGATTCGAGCGGAGCTTCCACGCCGAGACCGCCCCGGAAACGCCGCTGGTCGAGGCCTGGCGCTTCGAGAGCGACCTCTGCCCCTGGGGGATGGCGGTCCAGGGGGGGGTGGCGGTATACGCCGGCCTGCAACACGGTGTCTTCGGCCTGGACGCCGCGACGGGCGAGCGGCTGTGGTCCTGGACACTCCCGGCCACCCCGGCCGCCGCGCCGGAAATCGTCGGAGACGCGGTTTACATCGCGCTGGACCTGCCCCTGGGGGAGTTGTGGTGCCTCGATCTCTTCGACGGGACGCGCCGCTGGCGGCAGCTCCTGGAGGAGCTACCCCGGGCCCTGGTCGCCGACGAGGAAGGGGTCTGGGTCCTCTCGAGCCGCGACCTCACCCGCTTCAGCGCCCTCGACGGCGAGCCGGTGGAAGTCCACGAGCTGCCGGGCCGCCCGCTGGCCGGGCCGCCGGTTCTGTGGGACGGCGAGCCGGTGCTCCTAGTGAAGGGAATCAAGGGCACGGGCCTCTGGAGCCCCGCATGGGAAAAAACGTGCTGGTTCGACGGAGAGCCGGCGGCGGGGCCGGTGGTGACCGCCGATGGGAATCTGGCCTGGCTGGACCGCGACGGCCGGCTGGGCGTGTACGCGCGGGGTGAGGATGAGCCGCGCTTTTACCCGACGCCCCTGACCGCGCCGCCCGCGGGGATGGCCTGTGCACCCGAGGGGCTGGTGCTCCTGGGACGCGACCGCTCCCTCGTCGTGGCCGACGAAAGCGGAGTGCTAAGGCCGGTTCTCGAACCGGCGGCCATCTGCCTCGCGCCGCCCGTGGTCACCGGCGGACTGGTCTGGATCGCCGAGGCCGAGGGGGACCTGACCGCGGTGGACCTGGCCTCGGGGGAGGAGGTGTACCGCTGGGCGACGGAAAAGCCGGTGCAGGGGCTGACCCCGTCGGACGGCGGTCTTTTGGTCACCACCGCCGACGGCGTCGGGATGCTCCTCGTACCCGTTCCGGCGGAGGTCGAGGTTCCCGTCGAGGTGGTCGTCCCGGAAACGGAGGAAGCGGAGGGCGGCGGGCCGTCCGCCGGGGATGCGGTTGCGCCGTGA